The following are encoded together in the Coffea arabica cultivar ET-39 chromosome 1c, Coffea Arabica ET-39 HiFi, whole genome shotgun sequence genome:
- the LOC113703325 gene encoding formate--tetrahydrofolate ligase-like has translation MGKTVRKLQVVSPVPADIDIANSVEPLHISEIANELNLSPQHYDPYGKYKAKVLLSVLDELQGSEDGYYVVVGGITPTPLGEGKSTTTVGLCQALGAFLDKKVVTCLRQPSQGPTFGIKGGAAGGGYSQVIPMDEFNLHLTGDIHAITAANNLLAAAIDTRIFHESTQTDKGLFNRLCPPDKEGKRSFSNIMFRRLTKLGISKARPEELTPQEIKKFARLDFDPSSITWRRVMDINDRFLRKITVGQGPEEKGMVRETGFDISVASEIMAVLALTTSLADMRERLGKMVVGNSKAGDPITADDLGVGGALTVLMKDAINPTLMQTLEGTPVLVHAGPFANIAHGNSSIVADKIALKLVGRGGFVVTEAGFGADIGTEKFMNIKCRYSGLTPQCAVIVATIRALKMHGGGPEVVAGKPLDHAYLTENVALVEAGCVNLARHISNTKAYGVNVVVAVNKFATDSEVELNAVKAAALSAGAFDAVICTHHAHGGKGAVDLGVAVQRACENIAQPLKFLYPLDMSIKEKIEAIAKSYGASGVEYSEEAEKQIGMYTKQGFGSLPICMAKTQYSFSHNAAAKGAPSGFVLPIRDVRASIGAGFIYPLVGTMSTMPGLPTRPCFYDIDLDTTTGRVIGLS, from the exons ATGGGGAAGACGGTGAGGAAACTGCAAGTGGTGTCACCAGTGCCAGCAGATATTGATATAGCTAACTCTGTTGAACCTCTGCACATATCTGAGATTGCCAACGAACTCAATCTTAGTCCCCAGCATTATGATCCTTATGGCAAATACAAGGCCAAG GTTTTATTATCAGTGCTTGATGAGTTACAAGGAAGTGAAGATGGTTACTATGTGGTTGTTGGAGGAATTACTCCAACTCCTCTTGGAGAAGGCAAATCCACCACTACTGTTGGCCTCTGCCAGGCATTGGGAGCATTTCTTGATAAAAAG GTTGTCACATGCCTTCGTCAACCATCTCAAGGGCCAACATTTGGAATTAAAGGTGGTGCTGCTGGTGGCGGCTACAGCCAAGTGATTCCCATGGATGAGTTCAATCTTCACTTAACTGGGGACATCCATGCAATAACAGCTGCAAACAACCTTCTTGCTGCTGCAATTGATACAAGAATCTTTCATGAATCTACTCAAACCGATAAGGGTCTTTTCAACCGGTTATGTCCTCCTGACAAGGAAGGAAAGAGGAGCTTCAGTAACATTATGTTTAGGCGTTTGACGAAACTTGGTATTTCCAAGGCAAGACCAGAGGAACTTACTCCACAAGAGATTAAGAAATTTGCTAGGCTTGATTTTGATCCTAGTTCTATCACATGGAGAAGAGTAATGGATATTAATGACCGTTTTTTAAGGAAGATAACTGTTGGTCAGGGCCCTGAAGAGAAAGGGATGGTGAGAGAAACTGGATTTGATATTTCAGTTGCTAGTGAAATAATGGCAGTCCTAGCTCTAACGACTTCATTAGCTGACATGAGAGAGAGGCTTGGGAAAATGGTTGTCGGAAATAGCAAGGCTGGTGATCCCATTACAGCTGATGATCTGGGTGTTGGGGGTGCTTTGACTGTGTTAATGAAAGATGCCATCAATCCTACACTAATGCAGACTCTTGAGGGCACCCCTGTCCTTGTTCATGCTGGCCCTTTTGCAAATATTGCTCATGGAAACTCGTCCATTGTTGCTGATAAGATTGCATTGAAGCTGGTGGGACGTGGAGGATTTGTAGTCACAGAAGCTGGTTTTGGGGCTGATATTGGAACTGAAAAGTTCATGAACATAAAATGTAGATACAGTGGATTAACACCTCAATGTGCTGTCATTGTGGCAACAATTAGGGCCCTCAAGATGCATGGTGGAGGGCCAGAAGTTGTAGCTGGGAAACCTCTTGATCATGCTTATCTGACAGAGAACGTGGCACTTGTTGAAGCTGGCTGTGTGAATCTTGCCAGGCATATTTCAAATACAAAGGCCTATGGTGTAAATGTTGTAGTTGCCGTGAACAAGTTCGCAACTGATTCTGAAGTTGAACTAAATGCTGTAAAGGCTGCAGCACTTTCAGCAGGGGCATTTGATGCTGTAATCTGTACTCATCATGCTCATGGTGGGAAAGGAGCG GTAGACCTGGGGGTTGCAGTTCAAAGAGCTTGCGAGAATATTGCACAACCATTGAAATTCTTGTACCCTCTGGATATGAGCatcaaagaaaaaatagaagccATAGCAAAGTCTTATGGTGCTAGCGGTGTAGAATACTCAGAAGAG GCTGAGAAACAAATTGGGATGTACACCAAGCAAGGATTTGGCAGTTTACCAATCTGCATGGCAAAAACACAATATTCATTTTCACACAATGCTGCAGCAAAGGGAGCTCCAAGTGGATTTGTCTTACCAATCAGAGATGTAAGGGCAAGCATTGGAGCTGGATTCATTTATCCTTTAGTTGGGACAATGAGTACAATGCCTGGCCTTCCCACAAGGCCTTGCTTCTATGATATTGATCTTGACACCACCACAGGAAGGGTTATTGGTCTTTCTTGA
- the LOC113736603 gene encoding peroxidase N-like, translating into MKVSCKLSCCFWLLTSLMLFSVARSQLSIDFYSSTCPNLLKIVRTEVQKAIMNEIRMAASLLRLHFHDCFVNGCDASLLLDGSNSEKLAVPNLNSARGFEVVDTIKNAVESACAGVVSCADILAIAARDSVLLSGGPAWRVLLGRRDGLVANQTAANASVLPGPFDSVNTIIAKFAAVGLDVTDVVALSGAHTIGLAKCTVFSSRLFNSSGTGAPDSTMDTSMVSDLQSLCSQTSDGNNTAPLDRNSRDLFDNHYFQNLLSGKGLLQSDQILYSSDAAASTTRSIVENYSKNSVLFFNDFVNSMIKMGNISPLTGSSGQIRKNCRVVNS; encoded by the exons ATGAAGGTTTCATGCAAACTTTCGTGCTGTTTTTGGCTTTTAACATCGTTGATGTTGTTTTCAGTTGCAAGGTCTCAACTAAGCATTGATTTTTATTCATCAACATGCCCAAATCTTTTGAAAATCGTCCGTACAGAGGTCCAAAAAGCAATCATGAACGAAATCAGAATGGCTGCTTCTTTGCTTAGGCTGCATTTCCACGATTGTTTTGTAAAT GGCTGCGATGCATCGTTGCTGTTGGATGGAAGTAATAGTGAGAAGCTTGCAGTGCCTAACTTGAACTCTGCAAGAGGATTTGAAGTAGTAGATACGATAAAGAATGCTGTGGAAAGTGCATGTGCTGGAGTTGTATCATGTGCTGATATACTAGCTATAGCTGCCAGAGATTCAGTTCTTTTG AGTGGAGGACCTGCATGGAGAGTTTTACTTGGTAGGAGGGATGGATTAGTTGCAAATCAGACAGCAGCCAATGCATCAGTACTTCCTGGTCCTTTTGATTCAGTAAATACAATCATTGCCAAGTTTGCTGCTGTAGGCCTTGACGTGACAGATGTTGTTGCCTTATCTG GTGCACATACCATTGGCTTAGCAAAGTGCACCGTGTTCAGCTCAAGGTTGTTCAACTCCTCCGGCACTGGTGCTCCAGATAGTACAATGGACACCAGCATGGTGTCTGATCTGCAAAGCCTTTGTTCTCAAACTAGCGATGGAAACAACACAGCCCCACTAGATAGGAATTCCAGGGATTTGTTTGACAACCATTACTTTCAAAACTTGCTCAGTGGCAAGGGACTTCTTCAATCTGACCAAATCCTATATTCTAGTGATGCAGCAGCATCGACCACAAGAAGTATTGTTGAAAATTATAGCAAAAATTCTGTACTTTTCTTCAATGACTTCGTGAATTCCATGATCAAGATGGGCAACATAAGCCCATTGACTGGTTCAAGCGGACAGATCCGGAAGAACTGCAGAGTTGTTAACTCGTAG
- the LOC113738559 gene encoding uncharacterized protein, producing MATSIPNPKFSSHSRSISLPSSSHPLIVTTEEHLQKLKSSEGASSTSHSLACQKLDGLKNLYECLDDVLQLPLSQQALSNERLGTWEEEVLDGSLRLLDICGALRDIYLQTKESVQELESSLRRKRSGNLDNEVCSFMICKKNLNKMISKCYKELKKAEKNCNLAVVNKDSAVLNLIKEVQVVSLPVLESVLSFLSGSKAGSHPRGWFLVSKLLQQKRASQGGDSSIAAIEQIEIQLHLLNKNKSNKDVLEKLEGVDSSIEELAEVLEIVFRLLLKTRVSLLNIVNH from the coding sequence ATGGCAACCtctattccaaatccaaaattctcTAGCCATTCTCGTTCAATCAgtttgccttcttcatctcatCCACTTATTGTTACTACTGAGGAACATCTGCAAAAATTGAAGTCATCAGAAGGGGCATCCTCAACTTCACATTCATTGGCATGCCAAAAATTGGATGGCCTCAAGAACTTGTACGAGTGTCTGGACGATGTGCTTCAGCTCCCTTTGAGTCAACAAGCTCTCTCAAATGAAAGACTTGGAACATGGGAAGAAGAGGTCTTGGATGGATCTCTTAGGCTGTTGGACATTTGTGGGGCACTAAGAGACATCTATTTACAGACAAAGGAAAGTGTGCAGGAACTTGAATCATCTCTACGGAGGAAAAGAAGTGGAAATTTGGACAATGAAGTCTGCTCATTTATGATCTGCAAAAAGAACTTGAATAAAATGATAAGCAAATGCtacaaggaattgaagaaagcaGAGAAGAACTGCAACTTGGCAGTGGTAAACAAAGATTCTGCCGTGCTTAACCTGATCAAAGAAGTTCAAGTTGTTAGTCTTCCGGTGTTGGAGTCTGTTCTATCTTTCCTTTCTGGATCAAAGGCAGGGTCACATCCAAGAGGTTGGTTCTTGGTCTCAAAGTTATTACAGCAAAAGAGAGCATCACAGGGAGGAGATTCCAGCATTGCTGCAATTGAGCAAATAGAAATCCAGTTGCATCTCTTGAACAAAAATAAGTCAAACAAGGATGTACTTGAAAAACTTGAGGGAGTGGACTCGAGCATTGAAGAATTAGCAGAGGTGCTTGAAATTGTGTTCAGGCTTTTGCTTAAAACCAGAGTTTCCCTTCTCAACATTGTCAACCACTAG
- the LOC113736609 gene encoding putative disease resistance protein RGA3: MPEAVLSFVSVILNKILSLAADEVSRVWGVKKDLEKLAEEVQMMEALILDAEGKQSTSKAVQLWLKRLQSIARDAEIVLDDFGYEVLRQKVENRKRDKVRNFFSSSNPISFRLEMANKIKNASASLEEAYRRANQIGLHPVQLPMTSADHKEDRWTDPFVEESEMVGREVEVSQVVSMLISSDYKKDLPVISIVGMGGQVERLLNEMLQSLKGKSADTTNRETLVKELQDNLKGKRYLLVLDDIWNENRQKWDGMRRRLLAIGGASGSKILVTTRSDEVASAMQTSGLHHLDILSDDHSWMLFEKLAFADGGARKTQDLVDIGRRILKKCGGVPLAIKVIGGLLYSKKDASEWLKLEKSEIWNESANNEGGVISVLMLS, translated from the exons ATGCCTGAAGCTGTACTCAGTTTTGTTAGTGTAATCTTGAATAAGATACTTTCACTAGCTGCCGACGAGGTCAGCCGGGTATGGGGTGTCAAGAAAGACCTTGAGAAGCTTGCTGAGGAAGTACAGATGATGGAAGCTTTGATTCTTGATGCTGAAGGCAAGCAATCAACAAGCAAAGCCGTGCAGCTTTGGCTGAAAAGGCTCCAGTCCATAGCACGTGATGCGGAGATCGTGTTAGATGACTTCGGATATGAAGTTCTGCGGCAGAAGGTTGAGAATCGGAAGCGCGACAAGGTACGCAActtcttttcttcctcaaatccTATTTCCTTTCGTCTAGAGATGGCTAACAAGATCAAGAATGCTAGCGCATCTCTAGAGGAAGCGTACAGACGTGCAAATCAAATAGGGCTTCATCCAGTTCAACTACCCATGACATCTGCTGATCACAAAGAGGATCGGTGGACTGATCCTTTTGTGGAAGAGTCAGAAATGGTGGGAAGGGAAGTTGAGGTATCTCAAGTTGTAAGCATGTTAATTAGCTCAGACTATAAGAAGGATTTACCTGTCATCTCAATAGTTGGGATGGGTGGCCAGG TGGAAAGGCTGTTGAATGAGATGCTACAATCCCTTAAGGGAAAAAGTGCTGACACAACAAACAGGGAAACATTGGTGAAGGAGCTTCAAGATAATCTGAAAGGAAAACGTTACTTGCTTGTGCTTGATGATATTTGGAACGAGAATCGACAGAAATGGGATGGCATGAGGAGACGTTTGTTGGCAATAGGGGGTGCTTCAGGAAGCAAAATATTGGTTACCACACGTAGTGATGAGGTAGCCTCAGCAATGCAAACATCTGGTTTGCATCATCTAGACATCCTCTCAGATGATCATAGCTGGATGTTGTTTGAAAAACTAGCTTTTGCAGATGGTGGTGCAAGAAAGACTCAAGATCTGGTGGACATTGGCAGAAGGATACTGAAAAAGTGTGGCGGTGTGCCATTAGCGATCAAAGTGATTGGGGGTTTGTTGTATTCCAAAAAGGATGCCTCGGAATGGTTGAAGCTTGAGAAGAGTGAAATATGGAATGAGTCGGCCAATAATGAAGGTGGAGTCATTTCTGTCCTGATGCTGAGTTGA